In the Catenovulum adriaticum genome, GCTCTGGTAATTTGTCAAATAACGCTTCAGTGCAAGATAACTTTCAAACGTGTGACCAAATTTATGGTTATAGTCAAGGTGCTTGGGGTGGTAACGGCGGTGGCGATGCTGTCGTTGTGTCAAACTTCATTGGCACCTATTATGGTAATGGCGTGACGTTACCGAATATGACGTTGGAAGAGTTATTTTTTAATAATGCTTATTTGATTGGTTTGCCTTTATCAAGGCTCGATTCAAAAGCAGAAGCGAAAGCGATTTATAAAAATAATAAACTTCCAAGTGGTTCAGGTTCTTGGAGCAAAGCTCAGTGGGTTGCTCATACGCTGGGGTTAACAGCCCAGTATGTATTAAGTAATTCAAATAAATTCAAAGGTGAATGGCGCCAGCGTATTACCGCCGCGTTAAACGCCACGGTTTGGGCTATTATGCTAGATGAAACAACAAATAATCCTGAATCTGCTATTTGTAGTACAGTCGGAGATTGGTTTTATTATCCACTGACTTTATCTGCTATTTTACAAACGAACGAATCGACTTTATCTGGATATCATAATCATCCATAGTCAAGCCTTGTTTAGCAATAGGTGAAAAGAGTGAGCGAATCAAATGTTTGTTATTGCTTAATGCAACATTATGCACTTGAACCTATAGGCGAACTTAGTGCTGTCTTTGATAGCTTTACCGGAGAAACACACTTTGTTTCTCCTCCTCTGTCTGATTTATTAAATAAAAAACCGCACAGCCCCTTTACGCCATTTCGTTTGCGACAGCCAGTTACAGATGATGATTACATTTTAGAGCAACAGTTGGCATCAGCGATTAAGCTCGGTATGATTAAAGCAATTTAATTTGATTGAAAGGATTTTTTCGTTTGTATTCTAGTTCTCTTGTATTAGGTCCTTTTAAGTTTAAAATAAACTCATCCATTAAAAGTGTAAAAAACGAACTAGAGCTTTTATATCAAGATTTTACACCTGTAACCACTAATGATTTTATTGATTTTAACATCGATATTAGCAAACCAAATAATTTCAGGCGTTGGATAAAACCCCAAGTTAATTTTGTTGTCGATGAGCATTATCCATTTAAACCTTTACCTTTAGATCATGCTTTTCCGATGCTTGAATGGGGTATGAATTGGTGCATTGCGTCTAACGCTCATCAGTACTTTATCTTACACGCAGGGGCTGTTGAACGAAATGGCTGTGTCATCGTATTACCAGCCCATTCAGGGGCAGGAAAAAGCACACTTACAGCCTCTCTTGTTTATAGAGGCTGGCGTCTTTTTTCAGATGAACTCGCTCTTTTTTCGTTAAAGGATAAGCTCGTTTACCCCCTGGCAAGGCCGATAAATTTAAAAAATCAATCAATTGAAGTTATTAAAAATTTTTTACCTGAAAGCATATTTAGCCAAGTAGTGAAAGACACCCACAAAGGAACAGTTGCTTTGCTTAAACCACCTAAAGCCAGTGTTGAGCAATCTAAAATTCCTGCTGCGCCGTCTCATTTTATTTTTCCTAAATATGTAGAGGGCAGTTCTACAAAGCTTAAACCTTGCTCTGTCGAGTATGCTTTTAAACAAATTATCGAACAAGGCTTTAACTACCATATATTAGGTGAGGAAGCTTTTGTTTTGATTAGCCATTATTTAAGAAACTCGCCTACCTACACATTAGAATATAGCGATTTTGAGCAAGCTAATACTGTATTAAGAGGGTTAGTTGATTAATTATGTGTATTTTAATCAAAACACTAAAATCACCAAAATCAGTAAATAACTTTAGTGCTGAAGAATGGCAAACACTAATGCTACAAGCCAAGAAATCAAATTTATTTGGTCGTCTGAGTTATTTGTTGAAAGCGAGTGACCTTCCCATTCCAAACTCATTACAATGGCATTTTGACGCCTACGACAAAAAAGCACGAATGCAGCAACGTCAAGTAAAGTACGAATTTAAAATACTTAACGAAACGTTTAAGCCATTTTCGTCAGGTTATAAATTGTTAAAAGGTGCTGCGTACATAGCGCATGATTTAGCTAATGCTCAAGGAAGAAGCTTTTCAGATATAGACATACTGGTTGAGCGTAAAACCTTAGGTGCGATGGAATTGAGGTTGCGTATAGCGGGCTGGCTTAGAACTGAAATAGATGACTACGATGATAAATATTATCGTGAATGGATGCATGAAATCCCACCTTTGTTTCATAAAGACAGAGCAACAGTGTTGGATGTCCACCATAATATTTTACCAAAGACAAATAAGCATCATTTTAACGCTGAGCAATTTCAGTATCAGACAGTAGAGATCGAAAATATTGGATCTGTAACAACGCTCACGTACCTTGATATGTTTATTCACTGTGCCGTTCATTTAATGACTGAAAGTGAATTTCATAATGGACTGCGAGATATAGTTGATTTGGACAGTTTAGCGACTGAGTTTTCTAATAAAAATACAGACTTTACAACTGAGCTTTATCAACGCAGTTTGGAACTGGGCGTTGAATCTTATGTCTATTTAGCACTTAGGTATGTAGCGGGCATTATGGAAAATCCGTCAGCCAAAAAAGCGCTAGAAAATTTTAAATCCACGTCTACCAGCCATTTATGGTTGTGGGATTTTGCTTTTTTTAATGTGCTGAAACCTGACACTCATGACTGTCGCAACTACAAGACTTTTATTGCTAAATTTTTACTGTATTGGAGAGGTCATTTAAATCGTATGCCATTGCATTTATTGGTGCCTCATTTATTCAAAAAATCCTACATGAAAATAAAAGACAGCTTGGATAAAGGTAAGTCGATAGAAGGCCAACACTTGCCATAAACGCAGCTGTATAGCACGGTTAACTATAGCTGACTGTGCTTTTTTAATAAATTTTGTAAATGTTCGGCTGGTATTGCGTAAGTAATTCCGCTGGGATCAGTTAGAGCTGATTCTTTACTCGATTTTATAAACACTTTATTTATAACAGCTAGAACCTTACCTGTCTTTTGGTCGTATACTGGACTTCCACTATTGCCTGGGTAAGCTGTAGCATCTAGCTGGTAAGTCAGAAACGGTTTTTTCAGGCGTTTTAGTGCTGAAATACTAAGCTGATTAGCATTTGCAGCGGGTGTTACAACAGGGGTGACAGCTGAAATTATTCCTCTGTGTGTAACAGGGTACAGACCTAATACAGCGCCAATTGGAAAGCCGGTAAAAGCAATTTCAGTACCAGCGGGTTGTGAACCTCTAGCTAATTTTAGCGGCGTAATATTAAGGTTATTGGAAGTACTTATTTTTAATAATGCAAGATCATGAGCGGCATCGTAAGTTAACACGCTAAAATCGATTAATTTAGGGCGGTTACCTTCGCCGACAAATATAACCCGTTTTTCATTTTCTTGTATATTTAAATCATCACTGATTAAATGATAATTTGTTACAATTAAATGATCACGGATAAAGAATCCGGTGCCTTTTAATTGAGCTCTCGGGCTACCTAAAGGTTTATAAGTGCCAATCCCAACGACGGCTGACTTTACACTTTTTATAGTGTCGACCAAATTGGCCAGAGCTGAAAATGAAACTAAATAGAAAAAAACAACAAAGGCTAGTTTTATCATGGGCCTTTCCTTACAATGATTTAACTTTTTACATGGTAATGGAAAAGACTGCATAAATGGAATTTTTATTTTCCGTAAAAAAAATACTGGGGGTGTTGATCTCGCCTTTGCCAGTGTCTGTGTTACTGCTAATCGCGGGCAGTGTTTTATTATTAAAAACTGCTCAGTTTCAATATCGTAAATATGTAAAAATATTTATTTTCAGTGGTGTAGGTTTGCTTATTCTTGCAAGTTCGCCAATTACCGCATTTTATTTGTTGAGACCGATAGAAACAGCCTATCCTAAATATCAAGATGAACTAAAAAAAGTAGATAATATTGTGGTGCTAGGTTGCTATCATAGTTCAGACAAGCAACTACCAGATATTGCCAATGTTCACCCATGTTCTTTATATCGTTTAATTGAAGCGCTTAGATTGTCGCGTGTTTACCCCTCAGCTCAGTTATATTTAACTGGGTGGCAGAGTGATGACGAACACAAAATGAGCCACCCTGAATATTCTGCTAAAATTTTAATGAGCCTAGGTGTTGATAGGCATAGAATTACCGCAATTGAAGGGAGTAAAGATACCGAAGAGGAAGTTCTGGTGCTAAAACCAGTACTAAGACATAAGCAAACTTTAGTTGTTAGTTCGGCAAGCCATTTTTATCGAGCTATGAAATTATTTGATGCCCATAATGTAAAAGTAACCCCAGTTCCAATTGAGTATTTAACTCATAAAGGTGGTCCTTGGAGCTGGCGTTTATTAATACCTGATCCTGACGCTTTACAAATGACGCAAAGAGCAATTTATGAATATTTAGGCAATATTTGGGTTAATGTTAAATCAGAGTTTGAACCTAATGACTGAAAAAAAACCACCAATAAACAAAAGCACAATGAAAATAGTGCCCGTTTTTTCTGGTGGAGGTACTCGCCTACCTGCCTATATTGGTATCTTAAAAGCACTTCATGAATTAAAAATTGAATTTAGCAGTATTGTTGGTGTCTCTGGAGGCAGTATTATTTCAGCTTTATACTGCTCAGGAATGAGTATTGAGGCCATTAAGCAGCTCGCATTAAACACCAACTTTAAACAGTTTAAAGGCTATAGTTTAATTCGTTTGATAAAAGATGGAGGATTAAGTTCAGGCGATAGTTTCGAACACTGGATGGATAAGCAACTTAACGGCAAAACATTTTCTGATTTACCTCATGATTTAAATATTTTAGCGACTGATGTGAATGGGGGCGGGCCGGTTATTTTTAATAAAAAAGTATCACCCAAGCTTAAAGTATCTAAAGCTGTACGTTTTTCGATGTCGATACCACTCGTGTTTAGCTTTCAAAAATATCAGGATCATATTTTAACAGATGGTGCCATTTTAGCTGAAGATGCTTTGTTTAACGATTGGGCCGGAGATGGTACGCCTACGGTTTGCTTTAGACTTAAAAGTAAGCCTCAAAGTTTAAAACAGCAAAAGTACTCCATGTTTCCACTAAAAAACTATGTACTTATGCTTGTTAAGACTTTTATGACCGCTGTATCAAGAGAATATGTTCAAGCGGAACATTGGCATAGCACGATAGTGATTGATACAGGCGATATATCACCAGTTGACTTTGCTTTAACTGAAACGCAAAAAAATGCTTTGTATAAAGTGGGTTATTTAACGGCTATGTCAATTATTCCTAAAAAAATTATAATCCCTATTAATTCCTAGCTATACTTTTTATCTAGCTTTACGGGCAGTAAATCGACTATGCTAAATGTAGTCACATATAAGAATAAATAATTAGATGTTTGGTGGATAACATGAAAACCTTAAAAAAATATGCAGACAAGCCGATAATCGGCCCTGTAATAAAAAAAGCGATGCAGTATTTAGCAAATAGAGAAATTGATAGCATTGCTAACCACTTTTCAAAATTCTTAAGCCCCAAACTCGCCTATTCACCCGAGCTAAAAGAGCGAGTTTATAAAATAAGACATAACGTTTATTGTGATGAACTATCTTTTTTAGAAAAGCATGAAAGTGGGCTTGAAACTGATCAATTTGATGACCATTCGCTTCATTGTGCGATTGAACATAAACCATCACATACGTTTGCCGGAACAGTCCGGTTGGTTTATTCGCCAAATGAAACTAAAAAATTACCGATTGAAGCTTATTGCGCCAATTCTATTGATAAAAATGAAGTTCATCCAACAGACTTTAGACGCGATCAAATATTTGAAATATCTAGGCTAGCGATACCTTCTCATTTTAGAAGACGAAATACAGATAGATTTAAAGGTTCAGCGACAGGTGTTATTAATGAACAGGTATACTCTGAAGCTGAATTACGTTGTTTTCCTTTTATTGCAATCGGCTTATATTTGTCCGGTGCTGCATTATCTCAACATGAGGGGATGGAGCACTGTTTTGTAATGATGGAGCCAAGATTAGCAAGAAGCCTTAGGTTTGTAGGTATCCCATTTAAGCAAATAGGTCCTACGGTCGATTATCATGGGAAAAGAGCGCCATATTACATTAACAATAAAATTTTAATGCAAAGTTTAAACTCTGGTTTTAAAAAGCTTTTATTTAAGATTGAAGACGAACTAGAGGAGCAGTTTATTGCAGCTCGGCAATTTAAAACCGAATTTCCGAGTAACCCACCATCACTAAAGACGACTCATAACAATAGTTTTGTCGCTTTAAATGGTGAGCGTTTGTTTCAAGTATAAGTAAAGGGTTAAACATGTTTGAATATCAAAATGCGTTTTCCAGAAATATTGGTTGGCTAACAAACGAAGAACAACTAAGTTTAAAACAAAAAAGAGTTGCTACCGCAGGTGCTGGAGGGGTTGGCAGTGAACATATAGTGACATTATCTCGATTAGGTGTCGGGAAATTTAACATCTCTGACTTTGATGAATATGAAGTTCATAACTTTAACCGTCAAGCTGGTGCTTTTATGTCGACAGTTGGGCGCCCTAAAGTCGAAGTGATGGAAAATGTTGCAAAAGATATTAACCCTGAAGCTGAAATAAAAAGTTTTCCAGAAGGGATATTTGAGCATAACGTCGATGAATTTTTAGAAGATGTTGACGTTTACGTTGATAGTTTGGATTATTTCGCCTTGCAAGCCAGAAAACTGGTATATAAAAAATGCTACGAGAAACAAATCCCCATCGTGGTTGCTGCGCCAATTGGGATGGGCGTCGCGTTGCTATGCTTTACGCCTGATAGCATGGATTATGAAAGTTATTTTCGTTTTGAAGATTGTAAAACCGAAAACGAGCAGCTCGTCAAATTTTTAATCGGTCTGACGCCTTCTTTAATTCAACGTAGTTATTTGGTTGACCCTTCTACTAGTGATTTCATTGCTCAAAAAGCGCCTTCACTACCTATGGGGGTCAAGCTATGTGGCGGGGCGGCAGCTTCTTATGTTTTAAAACTATTATTAGGCCGAGGTGAGGTATTAACGGCTCCCAGAGGTCTACACTTCGATGCTTATAAAAACAAATTAGTAAAGACTTGGCGTCCGTGGGGGAATCGGAACCCAATTCAAAGGCTTATGTTTTCAATCGCTAAAAAAATAGTATTGAAAACAAAATAAGATTAAAAAGTAGAATAGTGTTGTGCATATCAGCTGTACTAACAGTATTCTACTGGCCCTTTTATTTTTAAGAACGTTCAATAATTTTATCTTATCTAACCACCAATCTGTTGACTTGATGCTGCTGTTTAACCTAAATCAACACATCTATTTTATACGAGAGCGCTGTTTATAAATGTAACCTCGAACGGTTTTGCTCAAACATAATGCTGAGGCTCACATACGCTAATATTTCATGTATTATTTTAATGGCCTTTTAACTCTATAATTAGATCACCTTAATAGAATTAGCGAATTGGATATTTTTAATTCATTATAAAACCGTAAGTTAGAAAGCTCCACGTCACTAATATTATTTAGGTGTCTATTTTTTTTACAATCCCACTTCATTCGTTTTTTCACCTAATCTTAAGGCACTGATATACCGCCATTTTGCGAGTTTGGCACAAGCTATGCGTGTGTAATTACGTAACTTGTTTACAACCATAGAGAAGGATACTTAACATGAAAAACTTTACACGCCGTACTCTCGCAACATTGGTACTTTCAAGTGCTATGATTGGAACCAGCGCTCAAGCTGCAATCGTAACGTCTTGGAATTATCTCAATGAAGCGGGTTTTATTGATGCTTCACCTAGTGCAGTTGTTGAAAGTGATTTTCAGGCTCAAAATGTTCTAAGCCAAGATACCAACCGAACTTTAACTTGGGG is a window encoding:
- a CDS encoding HprK-related kinase A, which codes for MYSSSLVLGPFKFKINSSIKSVKNELELLYQDFTPVTTNDFIDFNIDISKPNNFRRWIKPQVNFVVDEHYPFKPLPLDHAFPMLEWGMNWCIASNAHQYFILHAGAVERNGCVIVLPAHSGAGKSTLTASLVYRGWRLFSDELALFSLKDKLVYPLARPINLKNQSIEVIKNFLPESIFSQVVKDTHKGTVALLKPPKASVEQSKIPAAPSHFIFPKYVEGSSTKLKPCSVEYAFKQIIEQGFNYHILGEEAFVLISHYLRNSPTYTLEYSDFEQANTVLRGLVD
- a CDS encoding nucleotidyltransferase family protein, which produces MCILIKTLKSPKSVNNFSAEEWQTLMLQAKKSNLFGRLSYLLKASDLPIPNSLQWHFDAYDKKARMQQRQVKYEFKILNETFKPFSSGYKLLKGAAYIAHDLANAQGRSFSDIDILVERKTLGAMELRLRIAGWLRTEIDDYDDKYYREWMHEIPPLFHKDRATVLDVHHNILPKTNKHHFNAEQFQYQTVEIENIGSVTTLTYLDMFIHCAVHLMTESEFHNGLRDIVDLDSLATEFSNKNTDFTTELYQRSLELGVESYVYLALRYVAGIMENPSAKKALENFKSTSTSHLWLWDFAFFNVLKPDTHDCRNYKTFIAKFLLYWRGHLNRMPLHLLVPHLFKKSYMKIKDSLDKGKSIEGQHLP
- a CDS encoding S1 family peptidase — its product is MIKLAFVVFFYLVSFSALANLVDTIKSVKSAVVGIGTYKPLGSPRAQLKGTGFFIRDHLIVTNYHLISDDLNIQENEKRVIFVGEGNRPKLIDFSVLTYDAAHDLALLKISTSNNLNITPLKLARGSQPAGTEIAFTGFPIGAVLGLYPVTHRGIISAVTPVVTPAANANQLSISALKRLKKPFLTYQLDATAYPGNSGSPVYDQKTGKVLAVINKVFIKSSKESALTDPSGITYAIPAEHLQNLLKKHSQL
- a CDS encoding ElyC/SanA/YdcF family protein — protein: MEFLFSVKKILGVLISPLPVSVLLLIAGSVLLLKTAQFQYRKYVKIFIFSGVGLLILASSPITAFYLLRPIETAYPKYQDELKKVDNIVVLGCYHSSDKQLPDIANVHPCSLYRLIEALRLSRVYPSAQLYLTGWQSDDEHKMSHPEYSAKILMSLGVDRHRITAIEGSKDTEEEVLVLKPVLRHKQTLVVSSASHFYRAMKLFDAHNVKVTPVPIEYLTHKGGPWSWRLLIPDPDALQMTQRAIYEYLGNIWVNVKSEFEPND
- a CDS encoding patatin-like phospholipase family protein — encoded protein: MTEKKPPINKSTMKIVPVFSGGGTRLPAYIGILKALHELKIEFSSIVGVSGGSIISALYCSGMSIEAIKQLALNTNFKQFKGYSLIRLIKDGGLSSGDSFEHWMDKQLNGKTFSDLPHDLNILATDVNGGGPVIFNKKVSPKLKVSKAVRFSMSIPLVFSFQKYQDHILTDGAILAEDALFNDWAGDGTPTVCFRLKSKPQSLKQQKYSMFPLKNYVLMLVKTFMTAVSREYVQAEHWHSTIVIDTGDISPVDFALTETQKNALYKVGYLTAMSIIPKKIIIPINS
- a CDS encoding PEP-CTERM/exosortase system-associated acyltransferase — encoded protein: MKTLKKYADKPIIGPVIKKAMQYLANREIDSIANHFSKFLSPKLAYSPELKERVYKIRHNVYCDELSFLEKHESGLETDQFDDHSLHCAIEHKPSHTFAGTVRLVYSPNETKKLPIEAYCANSIDKNEVHPTDFRRDQIFEISRLAIPSHFRRRNTDRFKGSATGVINEQVYSEAELRCFPFIAIGLYLSGAALSQHEGMEHCFVMMEPRLARSLRFVGIPFKQIGPTVDYHGKRAPYYINNKILMQSLNSGFKKLLFKIEDELEEQFIAARQFKTEFPSNPPSLKTTHNNSFVALNGERLFQV
- a CDS encoding ThiF family adenylyltransferase; translated protein: MFEYQNAFSRNIGWLTNEEQLSLKQKRVATAGAGGVGSEHIVTLSRLGVGKFNISDFDEYEVHNFNRQAGAFMSTVGRPKVEVMENVAKDINPEAEIKSFPEGIFEHNVDEFLEDVDVYVDSLDYFALQARKLVYKKCYEKQIPIVVAAPIGMGVALLCFTPDSMDYESYFRFEDCKTENEQLVKFLIGLTPSLIQRSYLVDPSTSDFIAQKAPSLPMGVKLCGGAAASYVLKLLLGRGEVLTAPRGLHFDAYKNKLVKTWRPWGNRNPIQRLMFSIAKKIVLKTK